A segment of the uncultured Methanobrevibacter sp. genome:
AACCCATTCCAGAGAGTACACAAGTAATTTCCTTTTGATTGAAAACCCAACTTAAAGCCCAATCTACAGAGGATTTATTGGAGTCTACTTCATTAAACAAAGCACTTACCTCTTGAGGCAATTCCCCAGCAAGAAGTCCTCCTTTTAAAGGTTCCATAACAAATACTGCAATGTCATTTTCATATGCATATTGAATTCCACGAATTCCTGCCTGTGCATTGACATCCAAGTAATTGTATTGAACAAGCACCATATCCCAAGGGAAATCATCGATTAGAGTTTTGAATTCATGTGGAGACCCATGATATGAAAAACCAATATTTCTGATTTTGCCATCATTTCTTGCACTTTCCAAAAATTCGTAAAGTCCCAAATCCTTAAGTCTCAAAATGGTTGACAAGTCAACGCTGTGAACATAATAGTAATCAATGAAATCAGTCTGGAGCTTTCTTAACTGTTCATTTAAAAATGCATCCATATCCTCTCTTGACCTTACCATCCAAGAAGGCAATTTAGTGGATAATTTAACCTTATCCCTATATTTCACTCCATCAGCACCAGTCAAGCTTAAGATGTCTCCTAAAAATGATTCGCTTTCTCCACCATGATATGCATAGGCAGTGTCAATGTAATTTACCCCATTTTCAATTGCAAATAAGATAAATTCCTGAGCGCTTTCCCTATCAATGGAATTATTCTTGGTAGGAAGTCTCATCGCACCTATACCAAGAGGAAATATTTCATCTCCATTCTTTTTAACTAGTCTTTTAACCATTTAAACCCCTTAAATATACTAATAATATTATGCCAATAGTATAGAAATTATCTACTACTTTTCTCTCACTACAGATACTAATTTTATTTTCTTCAGTGATTAAAGTTTTGGAAATTCGTTCAAATCGTAGAATTTTAACATATATTCAGATATAATGTGTATAAATATTTGACTAATGCTCAATCAGACAGGGAAGATGCGGATTATTCTGCAATAGACTCTATTGGGGAAGATTTAGCTAAAAAAAGAATTAATCAGGCCGAAGAATTTTTAAAAGAAACTAAAAAATTTTTATAATTTTCTAATATGTTATGAGAATAGTCGTTAAAATTAATCATTGGTTTTAAAAAGGACTTCATACTCATTTAATAATTCTTCTTTTTGTTTTTCAGATAGATTTCCGCTGTTTACTTCATTGAGGCCGTATTCCAGCATATTATAG
Coding sequences within it:
- a CDS encoding aldo/keto reductase, whose translation is MVKRLVKKNGDEIFPLGIGAMRLPTKNNSIDRESAQEFILFAIENGVNYIDTAYAYHGGESESFLGDILSLTGADGVKYRDKVKLSTKLPSWMVRSREDMDAFLNEQLRKLQTDFIDYYYVHSVDLSTILRLKDLGLYEFLESARNDGKIRNIGFSYHGSPHEFKTLIDDFPWDMVLVQYNYLDVNAQAGIRGIQYAYENDIAVFVMEPLKGGLLAGELPQEVSALFNEVDSNKSSVDWALSWVFNQKEITCVLSGMGSLDQMKENMAIAERVEIDSLSDAEIEVLDKAQGIFNSMMKINCTGCGYCLPCPRGVNIPDCFNVYNEKYLFNKKAFGVLPHAMMNYYMVVGGITNKQASAGLCNHCGRCKRLCPQSLDIPNELDRVKSEFELLGFNYQIKFVKNVAMPSINKISKVFDFFKHF